The genome window CCGGCGGGCATTGGTCCCGAGGCGGAAGCGTTCGTGCGCGCGCAGGCGCAGGCGCACCACGTCCTGGCCGCCCGCGTCTTCGCACAGCCAGCCCGAGGCCGCGCCAGGCGTGCCGTCCTCGCGCCGCTGCAGGCGCACCATCAGTTCCAGCCGGCCTTCGGCGGGCACCGAGGCCACCGAGTATTCGCGCGGATGCGCGGGGTCGCGCGGCGCGCTCACCTGCGCCAGGTCGCCGGCGCGCCAGTCCGGCAACGGGCCGTCCAGCGGGACCAGGGCCAGGCGGTAGAGCGGGCCACCGGCGCTGCCCGGGTTCATCAGGGTGCGCGCCGCGATGCGCCACTCGCCGTAGGCCGGGGCTTCCCAGTCGGGCGCATCCATGGTGCCGGCCAGGCGGCCGAGCTGGTGCTGCCATTCGCCCAGCGCGGCCGGGGCGCCGCGGTCGACGTCGATGCGCTCGAACAGGGGCGTGGCGCCGCGCGCCGCCAGCCAGCGGTCGAGCTGGCGGCCGAAGCCGCAGTAATTGGCGTAACTGCTGTCGCCCAGGGCCAGCACCGCGTAGTGCAGGTGCGAGAGATCGGGAGCGGCGGCCATCGCTTCGCTGGCGAAGCGCGCGCCTGGGTCGGGGGCGTCGCCCTCGCCATAGGTGCTGGCGATGAACAGGACGCGGCTGGCGCCGCGCAAGGTGTCGAGGTCGAGCCTGGACATGCACACCGCGCGCGCCTTCAGCCCGCCGGTGACCAGGGTGTCCACGCTGCGCTGGGCCAGCCAGTCGGCGCTGCCGGTCTGGCTCGCGTGCACCACCAGCCAGTCGGCCGGACCCGTCGCGGCGCTGGCGCGCGCCATGCGGCCGCGCCAGATCGCCAGGCACATCATGAGATAGACGCCGGACAGCGCCAGCGCGCCGCCCCAGCGGACAGGGTCGATGGTGATCATTGGAGCAGGGTGCGCCAGGCGGCGCTGGTGGTTTCGAGCAGCGCGCCCGGACCGCGCACCAGGAAGCGGGCGGCGATGCCGCGCGCGTCGGCGTAGGCCAGCCCGGCCTCGGGGCCGAGCACGGTGAGCGCCGTGGACAGGGCGTCGGCCGCCATGCAGCTCGTGGCCAGCACGCTCACCGAGGCGAGCTGGTTGGCGACCGGATAGCCGCTGCGCGGGTCGAGCGTGTGCGAGGCGCGCCGCGGTCCGTGGTCGCCGCGGGCATGCGTGAAGTAGCGCCGGTAGTCGCCCGAGGTGGCGACCGCCAGGCCGTGCAGGGCGACCACCGGCGTGGACGTGCCGGCGCCGGCATCGGGCACGCCTTCGATCTCGACCCACCAGGGTTCGCCATCCGGCTTGACCCCGGCGCCGCGCAGTTCGCCGCCGATCTCGGCCACGTAGTGGTGCACGCCGTGGCGCTCGAGGCAGCGCGCCAGGCAGTCGACCGCATAGCCCTTCGCGACCGAGGAAAAGTCGAGGACCGCGCCGCCCGGCTGCAGCAGGCGCCGGCTAGAGCGGTCCAGCACCGGGCGCCGCGCCGCGCGCGTGCGCACCAGCGCGGCAATGGCCTCGTCGGCCGGCGCATAGAAGCCGGCCTGGTCGTAGCGCCGGGTGGGGCCGAAGCCCCACAGCTCGACCAGGGCGCCGGCCGCCGGGTCATAGGCCCAGCCGCTGTCCTCGGCCACCCGCAGCGCATACTCGGCCACGTCGAAGAACTGCGGCGGCAGCGCATGCCAGCTGCCGGCCTCGGCGCGGTTGTAGCGGGACAGCAGCGAATCCGCTTCCCAGTGGCTCATCTGGGCCACGATCTCGTCCAGCTCGCATTGCAGGGCGCGCGCGAGGAGCTGGCCGTCGACCGCCGGCGGCAGCATCATGCGCACCGACCAGTCGGTGCCCATGCTGGCGCCGGCCGCGCGCCGCAGCTGGCTGCCGGCGGGCGGCAGGGCCAGGTCGATGTCGAGCGGGACGAGGACGGCGCGCATTACTGGGGCAGGACTTCCAGCGTGGCCGAGTAGCTGTAGCGGCGGGTGTCGCCGGCGGCCTCCGAAGGGCCCTTGCCTTGTTCGACCGGGTACTTGGCGGTCAGCCAGTACATGTTCGGCGCCGGCAGGGTGAAGCTGGCCTCGCCCTTGGCGTCGGTGGAAAAGCGCAGCTCGCCCAGGGTGCCGCGGTACTTGACCCCGCCCGGCACCAGGCTGAACGGGAAGTTGGCGAGCGGCTGGCCGTTCAGCACGAAGCGAAAGCGCGCGGTCTCGCCGGCGTGCAGTTCGTTGGGGTGGGTAACCGGCACCAGCTCCAGGCCCTGGCCGGTCGGCTTGAGCGCGCCTTCCGAGGTCTTGTTGGCCGAGACAAAGGTCTCCAGGCGGGTCGCGGTGATGGTGGTCTTGAGCTCCTGCGCGCCTTGCGGGATCTCTTTCGCCAGGTTGGCTTCGACCGTGCGGAAGCGCTTGACTTCGCCATTCAGCTTGTAGCTGCCGAAGACGTTGTTGTTCACCAGGGCCAGGCGGTAGGTGCCGTCCTTGGGCATGCGCAGGTCGAGGGTGGAGCGCAGCTTGCCCAGCACCGCCCCCTGGGCCGGGGCGCTGGCGCCGTCCGGGTCGGTGACCAGGAGGCCGTCCAGGCGCAGCGGGACGTGGTCGAAGTCGAACAGGCCTTCCGAGATGGCGCCGTCGATGGTGACCCAGGCTTCCGGCTTCTCGACCAGGGTGGCGCTGGGCAGGATCCAGCCGCGGTGGGCGGCGGCGGACAGCGAGAGGCCGGCCAGCGACAGGGCCAGGACGGTGTGCTTGAGGATGCGGATGGACATCGTGGTCTCCTTGGAATTATTGGATCTGGAGCGACACCGCGCCCAGTTCTTCCTTGCCGGCGGCGTTGGCGGCAAGCTTGCCCTTGGCCGGCAGGGTAAAGGGAACCTTCACCAGCTCGCGCCCGCCCGCTTCGCGCGCCGCCTCGACCACCAGCCGGTATTCGCCGGCCGGCAGCTTGTCGATGCCGTTCAGGGCCGGGCCGAAGCTCAGGGTGTGGGTGCCGGCGGCGCGGGTGGCGCCGCTCACGCCGTCGATCGGCAGGCTGGCGTCGCGGCCGGCCTTGCGCCACCAGGTGCGCAGGTCCTTGACCCACTTCTCGCCGGCCTTGTCCTTCTTCTTGATGTCGTACAGGACGGACAGGGTCGAAGCAACCGACTGGTCGGCGCGCTCGATCCACATCGCCACATAGGGCTTGTGGTATTCGGCCACGTTCAGCTGCGGCAGTTCGAACTTCACGGACAGGTCGGCGGCCATGGCCCAGCTGGAAGCGAGCGGCAGGGTCAGGGCGAGCGAGTGGGACAGTTTCATGGGCGGTCTCGGTGGATGGAATCAGTGGACGAAAAGGAGGGCCAGCACGGCCGGCAGCACGATGCCGAAGCCGATCACCGGCCAGGTCGAGGGGCGCTTGGCCGCGTGGTATTTCAGGATCAGGAAACCGGTGATGCAGAACACCAGGCAGGCGACGGCGAACAGGTCGATGAACCAGCTCCACACCGGGCCGGTATTGCGGCCCTTGTGCAGGTCGTTGAGCCAGCTGATCCAGCCACGCTCGGTGCGCTCGTATTCCGCGCTGCCGTCGGCGGCGATGCGCAGCCAGGCGTCGCCGCCGGGGCGGGGCAGGGCCACGTAGGCGTCGTCCTCGCTCCATTCGGCGCGCTTGCCGCGCACGTCGACCGGGAAGGCGCCGTTGGCCCAGTCGGCCAGCTCGGCAGGCAGCGGCACCTCGGCGTCGGCGTGCTCGGCGGCGTAGGCGGCGAGCCGGGCGCGGAGCAGCTCGGGCAGCTCGGCCTTGAGGCGGGTGACCACCGGCTTGGCCTCGATCTTGGAAGCATTATTCAGGGTGATGCCGGTAAAGCTGAACAGCAACATCGCCATCAGACAGATGGCGGAGCTGATCCAATGCCATTGGTGCAATTGCTTTAACCACAGGGCACGGGCTGCGCCGGGCAGGGCGGTCGCGCCCGGATCGGCTTTCGCGTTGGCGTGCGCAGGGGCAGAGGGAGTGGGGCCGGTTGGGTGCATAAAGTAAATGATAACGATTATCATTTACGTGGTCAACTCGGCAATCGGCGATGCTTGTCCACTCTACATTTTGAAATAAATAATTTCGCTGACCCCCATCGGCTTGCGCCTTGATGATGGGTTACAATACCGTGCGCTAAAAGTCAGGAGAGCGCTTGGAAGCGCCCCTGCAGAGTCCTTCCCCCACAACTTGATGTCTTGTAAGTGCGATCCGCTAACCGGTCAGGCCGTGTCGCGGAAGGTTAGACTAACCCGCCCCAACCTCGCGAAGCGCGAAGAAAGGTGAGCAAGAATGATGCAACAAAATAACGCCAACTCCTACCTGTTCGGCGGCAATGCCCCGTACGTGGAAGAGTTGTACGAGGCCTACCTGGACAATCCGGGTTCCGTGCCAGAGAACTGGCGCGCCTATTTCGACCAGATGCAAAACGTGCCTGCGGTCGACGGCTCCAGCCGTCCCGACGTCGTGCACTCGTCGGTCGTCGCCTCGTTCGCGGAACGTGCCAAGCAAGGCCCGATCCGTACCGTGACCGCCACCCCGGACGTCGAACTCGGCCGCAAGCGCGTCGCCGTCACCCAGCTGATCGCCGCTTACCGCTACCTGGGCTCGCGCTGGGCCAACCTGGACCCGCTGCAGCGCCAGGAACGTCCGCCCCTGCCGGAACTCGAGCCGAGCTTCTACGGCTTCACCGAAGCGGACCTGGACACCGTTTTCAACATCAGCAACACCTACTTCGGCAAGGAAACCGCGACCCTGCGCGAGATCCTGAACATGCTGCGCGACACGTACTGCCGCGCCATCGGCGCCGAGTTCATGTACATCAGCGACCCGACCGAGAAGCGCTGGCTGCAGGAGCGCCTCGAGTCGATCCGCTCGACCCCGACCTTCAGCGCCGAGAAGAAGAAGCACATCCTCGAGCGCCTGACCGCGGCCGAAGGCCTGGAACGCTACCTCCACACCAAGTACGTCGGCGCCAAGCGCTTCTCGCTGGAAGGCGGCGAGTCCTTCATCGCCTCGATGGACGAAGTGATCCAGCGCGCTGGTGAAAAGGGCGTGCAGGAAATCGTGATCGGCATGGCCCACCGCGGCCGCCTGAACGTCCTGGTCAACACCCTGGGCAAGAGCCCGGCCGACCTGTTCGAGGAATTCGAAGGCAAGCACGCCGACGACCTGCCGGCAGGCGACGTGAAATACCACCAGGGCTTCTCGAGCGACATCTCGACCCCGGGCGGCCCGGTCCACCTGTCGCTGGCCTTCAACCCTTCGCACCTGGAAATCGTCAACCCGGTGGTCGAAGGTTCGGTCAAGGCGCGCATGGAACGCCGCGGCGACCGCAAGGGCAAGGAAGTCCTGCCGATCCTGGTGCACGGCGACGCCGCCTTCGCCGGCCAGGGCGTGGTCATGGAAACCCTGAACCTGGCCCAGACCCGCGGCTACGGCACCGGCGGCACCGTCCACCTGGTCATCAACAACCAGATCGGCTTCACCACCTCCGACCCGCGCGACGCTCGTTCGACCCTGTACTGCACCGACGTGGTCAAGATGATCGAAGCGCCGGTCCTGCACGTCAACGCCGACGATCCCGAAGCCGTGGTGCTGGCGACCCAGATCGCCCTCGACTACCGCGTCGAGTTCGGCAAGGACGTCGTGGTCGACATCGTCTGCTACCGCAAGCTGGGCCACAACGAGCAGGACACTCCGGCCCTGACCCAGCCGCTGATGTACAAGAAGATCGCCAAGCATCCGGGCACCCGCAAGCTGTACGCCGAGAAGCTGGCCGCGCAGGGCACCGTGGGCGCCGACGCCGGCGACCAGCTGGTGGCCGAGTACCGCGCCGCCATGGACGCGGGCAAGCACACCGTCGATCCGGTCCTGACCAACTTCAAGAACAAGTACGCGGTCGACTGGGCTCCCTTCCTGAACAAGAAGTGGACCGACGCCGCCGACACCGCCGTGCCGCTGACCGAACTGAAGCGTCTGGCGCAGCGCATCACCACCGTGCCGGAAAACTTCAAGCTCCACTCGCTGGTCGAGAAGGTGCTGGCCGACCGCGCCGCCATGGGCCGCGGCGAGCTGAACCTCGACTGGGGCATGGGTGAACACCTGGCCTACGCCTCGCTGCTGTCCTCGGGCTACGCGGTCCGCCTGTCGGGCCAGGACGCCGGCCGCGGCACCTTCGTGCACCGCCACGCCGTGCTGCACGACCAGAACCGCGAGCGCTGGGACCAGGGCATCTACCTGCCGCTGGCCAATGTCTCGGACAACCAGGCGCACTTCACCGTGATCGACTCGGTGCTGTCGGAAGAAGCGGTGCTCGGCTTCGAGTACGGCTACTCGACCGCCGAACCGAACACCCTGACCATCTGGGAAGCCCAGTTCGGCGACTTCGTCAACGGCGCCCAGGTCGTGATCGACCAGTTCATCGCCTCGGGCGAAGTGAAGTGGGGCCGCGCTTCGGGCCTCGTCATGATGCTGCCGCACGGCTACGAAGGCCAGGGTCCGGAACACTCGTCGGCCCGTATCGAACGCTTCCTGCAACTGTGCGCCGACAACAACATGCAAGTGGTGCAGCCGACCACGGCCGCCCAGATCTTCCACCTGCTGCGCCGCCAGATGGTGCGCCAGTTCCGCAAGCCGCTGGTGATCTTCACCCCGAAATCGCTGCTGCGTAACAAGGACGCCGGCTCGCCGCTGACCGACCTGGCCAAGGGCGGTTTCCAGACCGTGATCGGCGAAGTGGACGAGAAGATCGAAGCCGCCAAGGTCAAGCGCGTGATCGTCTGCTCGGGCAAGGTCTACTACGACCTGGTGAACACCCGCAAGGCGCGCAACGCCAGCGACGTGGCCATCGTCCGCATCGAGCAGATGTACCCGTTCCCGCACAAGTCCTTCGCCGCCGAGCTGAAGAAGTTCAGCAACGCGACCGAAGTGGTGTGGGCGCAGGACGAGCCGCAGAACCAGGGTCCGTGGTTCCAGATCCAGCACAACATCTTCGAAAGCATGGAAGAAGGCCAGCGCCTGGCTTACGCCGGCCGCGCCGCCTCGGCGTCCCCGGCGGTTGGCTATGCCGACAAGCACGTGGCGCAGCAGAAGGAACTGCTGGAAACCGCGTTCTCGAAGCTCAAGGGTTTCATCCTGACGAAGTAAGGCAGCACCGGCCCGGGCCCCGACGTCCCGGGCCCTTTGCACAGAATAATTAAACGGAGTTTACTCAACATGGCACAAATCGAAGTCAAGGTCCCCCAACTGTCGGAATCGGTTGCTGAAGCGACCCTGCTGTCCTGGCACAAGAAGGTCGGCGAGCCCGTCTCGCGCGACGAGAACATGATCGACATCGAGACCGACAAGGTGGTCCTGGAACTGCCGGCCCCGAGCGCTGGCGTGATCGTGCAGCTGATCAAGGCCGACGGCGCGACCGTGGTGTCGGGCGAGACCATCGCGATCATCGATACCGAAGCGTCGGCACAGACCAGCCCGCTGGAAGTGAAGCCGATCCCGTCGGCAGCCCCGAACGCCCCGATCGAAGCCGCTCCGGCCGCCGCACCGGCCGCCGACCAGTCGAAGGCGGGCGTGGCCATGCCGGCCGCCGCCAAGATCCTGGCTGACAACAACATGAGCGCCGCCGGCATCGACGGTTCGGGCCGCGACGGCCGCGTGACCAAGGGCGACGCCCTGGCCGCCGTCGCCAGCAAGCCGGCCGCCGCACCGGCCGC of Massilia sp. KIM contains these proteins:
- a CDS encoding PepSY-associated TM helix domain-containing protein: MHPTGPTPSAPAHANAKADPGATALPGAARALWLKQLHQWHWISSAICLMAMLLFSFTGITLNNASKIEAKPVVTRLKAELPELLRARLAAYAAEHADAEVPLPAELADWANGAFPVDVRGKRAEWSEDDAYVALPRPGGDAWLRIAADGSAEYERTERGWISWLNDLHKGRNTGPVWSWFIDLFAVACLVFCITGFLILKYHAAKRPSTWPVIGFGIVLPAVLALLFVH
- a CDS encoding sulfite reductase subunit alpha; its protein translation is MITIDPVRWGGALALSGVYLMMCLAIWRGRMARASAATGPADWLVVHASQTGSADWLAQRSVDTLVTGGLKARAVCMSRLDLDTLRGASRVLFIASTYGEGDAPDPGARFASEAMAAAPDLSHLHYAVLALGDSSYANYCGFGRQLDRWLAARGATPLFERIDVDRGAPAALGEWQHQLGRLAGTMDAPDWEAPAYGEWRIAARTLMNPGSAGGPLYRLALVPLDGPLPDWRAGDLAQVSAPRDPAHPREYSVASVPAEGRLELMVRLQRREDGTPGAASGWLCEDAGGQDVVRLRLRAHERFRLGTNARRPLIAIGNGSGLAGLRALLKERIDNGVRDHWLLFGERNAAHDSLCRDELQEWLAAGALTRLDLAFSRDGDRPRYVQHLLREHADVLRAWVADDAAIYVCGSLQGMAGGVHDALVEILGEELVDRLVSEGRYRRDVY
- a CDS encoding 2-oxoglutarate dehydrogenase E1 component codes for the protein MMQQNNANSYLFGGNAPYVEELYEAYLDNPGSVPENWRAYFDQMQNVPAVDGSSRPDVVHSSVVASFAERAKQGPIRTVTATPDVELGRKRVAVTQLIAAYRYLGSRWANLDPLQRQERPPLPELEPSFYGFTEADLDTVFNISNTYFGKETATLREILNMLRDTYCRAIGAEFMYISDPTEKRWLQERLESIRSTPTFSAEKKKHILERLTAAEGLERYLHTKYVGAKRFSLEGGESFIASMDEVIQRAGEKGVQEIVIGMAHRGRLNVLVNTLGKSPADLFEEFEGKHADDLPAGDVKYHQGFSSDISTPGGPVHLSLAFNPSHLEIVNPVVEGSVKARMERRGDRKGKEVLPILVHGDAAFAGQGVVMETLNLAQTRGYGTGGTVHLVINNQIGFTTSDPRDARSTLYCTDVVKMIEAPVLHVNADDPEAVVLATQIALDYRVEFGKDVVVDIVCYRKLGHNEQDTPALTQPLMYKKIAKHPGTRKLYAEKLAAQGTVGADAGDQLVAEYRAAMDAGKHTVDPVLTNFKNKYAVDWAPFLNKKWTDAADTAVPLTELKRLAQRITTVPENFKLHSLVEKVLADRAAMGRGELNLDWGMGEHLAYASLLSSGYAVRLSGQDAGRGTFVHRHAVLHDQNRERWDQGIYLPLANVSDNQAHFTVIDSVLSEEAVLGFEYGYSTAEPNTLTIWEAQFGDFVNGAQVVIDQFIASGEVKWGRASGLVMMLPHGYEGQGPEHSSARIERFLQLCADNNMQVVQPTTAAQIFHLLRRQMVRQFRKPLVIFTPKSLLRNKDAGSPLTDLAKGGFQTVIGEVDEKIEAAKVKRVIVCSGKVYYDLVNTRKARNASDVAIVRIEQMYPFPHKSFAAELKKFSNATEVVWAQDEPQNQGPWFQIQHNIFESMEEGQRLAYAGRAASASPAVGYADKHVAQQKELLETAFSKLKGFILTK
- a CDS encoding DUF2271 domain-containing protein, which gives rise to MKLSHSLALTLPLASSWAMAADLSVKFELPQLNVAEYHKPYVAMWIERADQSVASTLSVLYDIKKKDKAGEKWVKDLRTWWRKAGRDASLPIDGVSGATRAAGTHTLSFGPALNGIDKLPAGEYRLVVEAAREAGGRELVKVPFTLPAKGKLAANAAGKEELGAVSLQIQ
- a CDS encoding DUF4198 domain-containing protein — translated: MSIRILKHTVLALSLAGLSLSAAAHRGWILPSATLVEKPEAWVTIDGAISEGLFDFDHVPLRLDGLLVTDPDGASAPAQGAVLGKLRSTLDLRMPKDGTYRLALVNNNVFGSYKLNGEVKRFRTVEANLAKEIPQGAQELKTTITATRLETFVSANKTSEGALKPTGQGLELVPVTHPNELHAGETARFRFVLNGQPLANFPFSLVPGGVKYRGTLGELRFSTDAKGEASFTLPAPNMYWLTAKYPVEQGKGPSEAAGDTRRYSYSATLEVLPQ
- a CDS encoding FAD:protein FMN transferase; translation: MRAVLVPLDIDLALPPAGSQLRRAAGASMGTDWSVRMMLPPAVDGQLLARALQCELDEIVAQMSHWEADSLLSRYNRAEAGSWHALPPQFFDVAEYALRVAEDSGWAYDPAAGALVELWGFGPTRRYDQAGFYAPADEAIAALVRTRAARRPVLDRSSRRLLQPGGAVLDFSSVAKGYAVDCLARCLERHGVHHYVAEIGGELRGAGVKPDGEPWWVEIEGVPDAGAGTSTPVVALHGLAVATSGDYRRYFTHARGDHGPRRASHTLDPRSGYPVANQLASVSVLATSCMAADALSTALTVLGPEAGLAYADARGIAARFLVRGPGALLETTSAAWRTLLQ